Genomic segment of Polycladomyces abyssicola:
CACCAAATTGGTACATGGTGGTTTGCGCTATCTCAAACAATTGGAATTCGGATTGGTTGCCGAAGTGGGACGGGAACGTACCATTGTTTACGAAAACGCCCCGCATGTGACCACGCCGGAGTGGATGTTGCTCCCGATCGTCCGGGGAGGTACTTACGGCAAATGGGCCGCTTCCTTCGGTGTCTACCTCTACGACTGGCTGGCCGGCGTGAAAAAAAGTGAGCGACGAAAAATGTTGAACGCAGAGGAGACGTTGGCCAAGGAACCCCTTCTGCGCAAGGCGGGATTGAAAGGATCCTGTATTTATGTCGAATACCGCACCGACGATGCTCGTTTGACGCTGGAGGTGTTGAAGGAAGCAGTGGCGCAGGGGGCTTTGGCGGTCAACTATGTCAAGGCGACCGATTTCCTGTATCGGGACGGAAAGTTGGTCGGTGTCAAAGCGATGGATCTGCTCCATCGCCGCGAGGTAGAGATCACCGCCAAAAAAATCGTCAATGCGGCAGGTCCCTGGGTAGATTTTTTGCGTGAAAAGGACGGTTCCAAACAGGGGAAAACGCTGCACTGGACTAAAGGCGTACACATCGTGGTGGATCAGTCTCGTTTTCCGTTACGCCATGCCGTCTACTTCGATACGTCGGACGGACGGATGGTATTTGCCATCCCCCGGGACGGGAAAACGTACATCGGTACGACGGATACTGACTATCATGAGGATCTGAAGCATCCGCGCATTACAGTGGAGGATCGGGATTATCTGTTGCGGGCGGTCAATAGGATGTTCCCCAGTCTAGGGTTGACTCCCAACGATATCGAGTCCGGCTGGGCGGGGATCCGACCGTTGATCCACGAGGAAGGAAAGGCGCCGTCGGAGATTTCTCGCAAGGATGAGTTGTTCCGTTCGGATTCCGGGCTCATCACCATCGCTGGCGGGAAGCTGACGGGATATCGGAAAATGGCGCAAAAAGTGGTTGACCTTGTCGCTTCTGAACTGGCTGCGGAAACCAAACGGGATTTCGGTCCGTGCCGGACGGCTGATCTCCCCTTGTCCGGTGGCAAATTCGGAGGGTCTGCCCATTATCCCGTATTTCTAAAGGAACAAACGCGTGTGGGCATGAAGTTGGGGCTTGCCAGGGAAGAGGCGGAGAAATTGGTTCGCCGATACGGTTCCAATGTGGGTCTGGTGTATAATATTGTGGAACATCGAAGCGAGGAAGCTGCTTCATTCGGACTCCCGCCGGAGGTGTTCGCTGCCCTGGTATACGGTGTGGAACATGAAATGACCGCTACCCCGAGTGATTTCTTCATCCGTCGCACCAGTGCGATGTTCTTCGATATCGACTGGGTTCGCAGGTGGAAAGAACCGGTGACGACGGCGATGGCACATCTGTTGGGATGGGATGAAGAAACAACAGAACAACATCGTCGAGATCTGGAGCAACGATTGACCGAGGCGACGGAAGTGGTGTGAATGCTTCGCAGGAATATTGGCCATTTATCAAAACGAGCGAATGCGACTATTTGTAAACACACCTGCCCCATTTGGAAGCGATGGGAGGAGGACCATGCATTTTCATCAACAGAAAATCCTGCCTGCTGCCAAAAGCATCAAGGATTTTGAAGCACTAATGGACAGTACGTATCAATACATCATCCTGCTGGACTGTCATGTTGCACAATTGAAAGCGTTGATCCAATTGGCCAACCGCCACAGCAAAAAAGTATTGCTCCATGTCGATCTGATCCAAGGACTCAGAAACGATGAACATGCCGCTGAATTTCTGTGTCAGCAAATTAAGCCCGCAGGGTTGATTTCGACCCGAACTCAGGTAGTGCACGTGGCGAAGAAAAAGAAACTGATCGGCATCCAGCGGATTTTCCTGCTGGATACCCATGCGTTGGAAACCAGTTACCGTCTGTTGGAGACGTCTCGTCCGGATTATATCGAAGTGCTACCCGGAATTATCCCACACATGATCCGGGAAGTTCATGAACGAACCGGGATTCCGGTGTTGGCGGGTGGTTTGATCCGTACACCCGAAGAAGTAGAACAAGCCCTCTACGCGGGTGCCGTCGCTGTGACTACCTCCAATCGTTCTCTCTGGAAACTGCGCTCATAAAATCGAAAACGAAAAGCGTCCCGTCAAAACGGGGGTGTGAGACTGCTGACCAGGTAGCAGGGCAGCAGTCTTTTTATGTCGAAATAAAAAGATACCATCAAAGGAAAAAAGCGGAATCGACCAACAGGAGCGGTGGATTGCATCAGAATATAACAGCAGATCTGACAATGCGACTTTCCTGAGTTCAATGGGCATACGATTGAGGCAAGGGATTGTCTCATGTGTGCCAGGTGGCAAATCAACAGGATGTGTCCGGATCCAGTGGGTAAATAGCGATTTCTGTCTCATTTAAGGACGTGATGTGAGATTTGTCTGAGTCAAGTCATAGAAGAGGTGAACTGATTTGAGACTGCAAAACAAAGTGGCTCTGATTACCGGGGCGGGCTCCGGAATTGGGAAAAGCACGGCGTTGTTGTTTACACGGGAAGGCGCCAAGGTGATTGTCAATGATGTTGCTGAGCATGGCGCTGAGACAGTGGCAGCAATTCGCCGGCAGGGTGGAGAGGCGATTTTTGTCCGGGCAGATGTGACGCGGGCGTCTGAAGTGGAAGACATGGTGCAACAGGTGCTGGCTCAATATGGGCAGATTGATGTCCTGTTTAACAATGCGGGGATTTCCGGGGTCGGGGCACTGCATGAGACGAGCGAAGAACAGTGGGATCGGGTCGTGAACGTCAACATCAAAGGCGTATTTTTGCCAAGTAAGTATGTGATTCCTCATATGATGGAACGCAAGCAAGGCGCGATCATCAACATGTCTTCCTGCATCGCGGAAATCGGACTGATGCGTAGGGCAGTCTATTCCGCCACGAAAGGAGCGGTGCTGGCGCTGACCAAGTCGATGCAGGTTGACTATGCCCCGTACAATATCCGGGTAAACGCGTTACTTCCGGGTACGATTCTAACTCCGTTTGTGGAAAATTACCTGCGTACGTCATACGACAATCCGGAAGAAGCGTTACATACCATTCGCCAAAGACAGTTAAGCGGAGACTTGGGACGACCTGAAGATGCTGCGAAAGCAGCTTTGTTCCTCGCATCCGATGAATCGAAGTTTATGATGGGCTCACCGCTTTATGTCGACGGCGGCGTCACGTTTGGAAAAATGGCGTAAACCAATTCAGGGGAGGTTTTTCCATTGAAACTGTTGACATTTCGGACAGAAGACGGTTTGCAATCAGGAGTTCTCACAGAAAAAGGGGTTTTACAGATCCCTGTCACGATCGAACAGGTGCTGAATGGCGGTTCGGAAGCGTTAGTTGATCTCGCAACCTATGTCAAGCAGGCGCTGGAAAAAGAAAGCGATCACCAGTTTCTGAAAGAAGAAGAATTGCAATTCGGGCCTTGTCTACCGAATCTGGGAAAAATCATCTGTGTCGGTCTCAACTACCGCAAACATGCGGAAGAGTCGAATATGCCGATCCCTGAATACCCCATCTTGTTTAACAAGTTTCATAATACGATTGCCGCCCACCAGGATGTCATCCTGTTACCGTTTCATGCACAACAGGTGGACTATGAGGCAGAATTGGGCATCGTCATCGGCAAAACAGCAAAACGGGTAACAAAGGAAGAGGCGCTTACGTATGTGTTTGGATACTGTGCCGCAAACGATTTGTCAGCTCGCGATTTACAGTTCCGTACAAACCAATGGTTATTGGGGAAATGCTGTGACGGATTTTGTCCGGTCGGACCTTATCTGGTGACAGCCGATGAAGTCGAGAATCCTAACGCTTTGGGAATTCGCACCTACGTGAACGGGGAAATCCGGCAAGATTCCAATACGGCCGATATGATATTCCATTGCGATGAATTGGTCAGCTATATTTCCCAATACATGACGCTCCAACCAGGTGATATCATTCTGACGGGTACGCCGGAAGGCGTAATTTTCGGCTATCCAAAAGAACGACAGGTCTGGCTGAAAGACGGGGATGAGTTAACAGTTGAAATCGATCAATTGGGACGTCTTACGAACAGGATGAAACAAGAGGTATAAAAGGATGTAAGCCGGGATGAAATCGGTCGGCTACCGGCGGATTGATCCTCCTCGAGAGATTGTGAACTTTTATTGACAACATGAACACGGTTTAGTAATATGAATTTTGAAAAGAGATAAACTATAAAGATAAAATTGAATTTTACATTATCAAACCACCGGTGATTCCCGGTTTTTTTGAAAGCGCCAAATGAAAACTGGGTTTTACAGTGTAAAACTCGATAGGAGTTGATCTTCGCGGAAGGTAGAAGTGACGAGAGAGTGGGACATCCAGATTCAAATGAATCCGGTTTCAAATATTCGCATCTAGCTGAAACGATAACAACTCAAAATCTAACTCATGCGTTTGGAAGGGAAATGATACGATGAACCAAAGAACAAGAGTCAGATGGATCATAGCGCTGTTAATGTGGGCTGCCATTGCAATCAACTACTTGGACCGGACCATCCTCTCTGCTGCGGCGCCAACTCTGATGAAGGAATTTCACATTTCCCCTATAGAGATGGGTGTCGTGATGTCCGCCTTTTTCTGGACGTATATGCTTTTTCAGATACCGGCCGGTTGGTTTGCAGATCGGGTGGGGCAACGACTTTCACTTGGACTGGCAGTTACCTGGTGGTCGATCGCCACTGCTTTGACGGTAGTGTGCCGGGGCGTTACATCGCTTGTTTTCGTCCGTGTTTTATTGGGGATTGGAGAATCGGGAGCTTATCCGAGCAATGCTGGGGTTACGGCCAAATGGTTTCCCGACAAGGAACGGGCTCGGGTTTCCGCTATTTTTGACAGCGGTTCCAAAGTGGGGACGGCACTGGCGATGCCGCTGGTGGTGTGGATGCTAACCGCTTTTGGCTGGGAGACGCCGTTTATCGTTGCCGGATTAATCGGTTTGGTTTGGGTGGTTATATGGTGGGCATATTACCGCGATCCTGAGAAACACAAATACGTCAATCAGGAAGAATTGAATTACATTCGTGAAGGACAGACGAAAAAAGAAGGCATTGACAATGTACAGCCCATGAAGTGGTACGAGCTGCTGAAATACCGCAACATCCAAGCCATGTGCGTCGGATTTTTCATGCTGAATTACGCCATCTACTTTTTCATAACTTGGTTCCCCACTTATCTGGTGGAAGAGCGCGGCATGCAGCTGATGAAAATGGGCTATGTCTCGATGATTCCCCCCTTGGCAGGCTTGGTGGCGGAATTGTTTGCCGGTTGGTTCTCAGACTATTTGTATATGAAAGGACTTTCGTTGACACTGGCCCGGAAGATCAACCTGGTCGGTGGTATGCTACTGGCAACCTCGATTGCGTTTGCGGGTTTGGTGGATTCCGCTGTCTGGTCGGTCGTTTTACTGTCGGTTTCCTATGCGGGTCTGACTTTTGCGGCGTGCGCGATCTGGTCGCTGCCAGGGGATGTGGCACCGCGCAACATGACATCAGTGGTGGGGGGGATACAAAACTGCGTCTCCAATATGGGGGGCATTCTTGGTCCGATCGTCACAGGATTCCTCATTTCCACCACTCATTCGTTTATTCCAGCACTGTTGGTATCAGGCGCAGCCACACTAATCGGAGCTTTGACGTATGCATTCTGGCTGGGCAAGATAGAGCCGATCAATCCCACCGGTCCGCATGTAAACCGTTTGTCTTCCACTGCGAAAGCATAAAATCGCTCGCAGGATTTCGAACCGAGGTTAACGGCGTATTGAATCCCCTCTAGATATTGTGAACTTTTGTTGACAATATGAACGCGGTTTTGTAATATGAATTTTTGAAAAAAGATATACTATAAAGATAAAATTGAATTTTACATTATCAAACCGCCGGTTATTTCCGGTTTTTTTGAATGGCCCAAATGAAAACTGGGTTTTACAATATAAAACTCAATCTGGGTTCATCTTCGCGGAGATGGAGGTGACGAAAGAAGGGGATTCCAATTCCGAATGAATCCGTTTTCAAAAAAATAGCAAACTCGGCAATCTGTCAATGGGGGTTACAATGATGAAAAAGGGGATTGCCATACTTTCTAGCCTTGTATTGGCAACATCCGTTTTTGCTGCAGGATGCGGCAGCAAAATATCCTCTTCGGAAGCCAAAGCGTACACGATCAAGGTGGCCAACTATTTTGCCGAAAACCATCCGCAAAACATCGCTCTCCGGGAAAAGTTTAAGCCGATGGTCGAGAAAAACTCGAACGGCACTCTAAAGGTCGAGATCTATGAAAACAGCAAGCTGGGAGCTGAAAAGGAATTCTACGACGGCGTGCGAAACGGCATGATCGAAATGGGAATTCCCGGCATGATCATGCAGGCTGACATTCCGAAGATGGCCATTCCGGAACTCCCCTTTCTGTTTAAAGACTGGAAACATGCCAAGAGCGTGTTGACCGGTCCTTTGGGTAAAGAAATTGCGGCAGACGTAGAAGCGAAACACGGCGTAAAGGTTCTGGCTTGGAGCGCCAATGGGTTCCGGATGGTGTCCAGTAACAGGCCAATTGTCAAAATGGAGGATTTTCATGGATTCCGTCTTCGGATGCCGAACATTCCCAACTATATCGCCCTCGGCAAATCGTGGGGAGCGAATATAACGCCGCTGCCGATCTCGGAAGTCTTCACCGCTCTGGAACAAAAAGTGGTGGAGGGACAGGAAAATCCGATTGCAACCCTGCGCGCCTCGGGATGGTATGAAGTGCAAAAGTACGTCCTCGAATCCCGTCACATGTTCAGCCCGAATGTGTATATCATCAACAGTAATTTTTGGAATAAACTGACGCGCGAGCAGCAAAAAGCGGTGGAAGAAGCGGCAAAAGCAGCAGCCGACTATGAGTGGGAACTGCTTGAGCAGAGCGGAAGCGGCCAACAAGAAATGGCTACAAGACAAAGGATTACAGTTTACCAGTCCGGACGATCAATTCAAGAAACAGATGTCTCATGCAGCGCAACCGATTTATGAGGAGTTTTACAAGAGAAATCCCTCTTTGAAAGAACTAGTCGAGAAGATCAAGTCCGGAGCAAAGTAACAGGAGGAACATTTGATGCGAGCAATTTCCAAATTAATAACAAAATTTTTAAATTTCGTGATTGTCTTTTGTCTGGGGACAATGTCGATTCTGGTTTTCACAAACGTTGTGTTGCGCTACGGTTTCAACTCCGGCATTACCTGGTCAGAAGAGATGGCGCGCTTCCTGTTTATCTGGTTGACATTTTTGGGCGGTATCGCTGCTTTGAAAGATAACGAGCATTTGGGAGTCGACACACTGATCAAAAGACTGCCGCGAAGTCTGAAAAAGCTGGCGTATATCCTCAGTAATTTGATTATGTTGTGGGTCATGTACCTCGTGCT
This window contains:
- a CDS encoding glycerol-3-phosphate dehydrogenase/oxidase, which encodes MGQSFSARERSRDVQTLSEQEWDLLVIGGGITGAGIALDAQTRGIKTALIEMQDFAAGTSSRSTKLVHGGLRYLKQLEFGLVAEVGRERTIVYENAPHVTTPEWMLLPIVRGGTYGKWAASFGVYLYDWLAGVKKSERRKMLNAEETLAKEPLLRKAGLKGSCIYVEYRTDDARLTLEVLKEAVAQGALAVNYVKATDFLYRDGKLVGVKAMDLLHRREVEITAKKIVNAAGPWVDFLREKDGSKQGKTLHWTKGVHIVVDQSRFPLRHAVYFDTSDGRMVFAIPRDGKTYIGTTDTDYHEDLKHPRITVEDRDYLLRAVNRMFPSLGLTPNDIESGWAGIRPLIHEEGKAPSEISRKDELFRSDSGLITIAGGKLTGYRKMAQKVVDLVASELAAETKRDFGPCRTADLPLSGGKFGGSAHYPVFLKEQTRVGMKLGLAREEAEKLVRRYGSNVGLVYNIVEHRSEEAASFGLPPEVFAALVYGVEHEMTATPSDFFIRRTSAMFFDIDWVRRWKEPVTTAMAHLLGWDEETTEQHRRDLEQRLTEATEVV
- a CDS encoding glycerol-3-phosphate responsive antiterminator, with product MHFHQQKILPAAKSIKDFEALMDSTYQYIILLDCHVAQLKALIQLANRHSKKVLLHVDLIQGLRNDEHAAEFLCQQIKPAGLISTRTQVVHVAKKKKLIGIQRIFLLDTHALETSYRLLETSRPDYIEVLPGIIPHMIREVHERTGIPVLAGGLIRTPEEVEQALYAGAVAVTTSNRSLWKLRS
- a CDS encoding SDR family NAD(P)-dependent oxidoreductase encodes the protein MRLQNKVALITGAGSGIGKSTALLFTREGAKVIVNDVAEHGAETVAAIRRQGGEAIFVRADVTRASEVEDMVQQVLAQYGQIDVLFNNAGISGVGALHETSEEQWDRVVNVNIKGVFLPSKYVIPHMMERKQGAIINMSSCIAEIGLMRRAVYSATKGAVLALTKSMQVDYAPYNIRVNALLPGTILTPFVENYLRTSYDNPEEALHTIRQRQLSGDLGRPEDAAKAALFLASDESKFMMGSPLYVDGGVTFGKMA
- a CDS encoding fumarylacetoacetate hydrolase family protein — translated: MKLLTFRTEDGLQSGVLTEKGVLQIPVTIEQVLNGGSEALVDLATYVKQALEKESDHQFLKEEELQFGPCLPNLGKIICVGLNYRKHAEESNMPIPEYPILFNKFHNTIAAHQDVILLPFHAQQVDYEAELGIVIGKTAKRVTKEEALTYVFGYCAANDLSARDLQFRTNQWLLGKCCDGFCPVGPYLVTADEVENPNALGIRTYVNGEIRQDSNTADMIFHCDELVSYISQYMTLQPGDIILTGTPEGVIFGYPKERQVWLKDGDELTVEIDQLGRLTNRMKQEV
- a CDS encoding MFS transporter, with amino-acid sequence MNQRTRVRWIIALLMWAAIAINYLDRTILSAAAPTLMKEFHISPIEMGVVMSAFFWTYMLFQIPAGWFADRVGQRLSLGLAVTWWSIATALTVVCRGVTSLVFVRVLLGIGESGAYPSNAGVTAKWFPDKERARVSAIFDSGSKVGTALAMPLVVWMLTAFGWETPFIVAGLIGLVWVVIWWAYYRDPEKHKYVNQEELNYIREGQTKKEGIDNVQPMKWYELLKYRNIQAMCVGFFMLNYAIYFFITWFPTYLVEERGMQLMKMGYVSMIPPLAGLVAELFAGWFSDYLYMKGLSLTLARKINLVGGMLLATSIAFAGLVDSAVWSVVLLSVSYAGLTFAACAIWSLPGDVAPRNMTSVVGGIQNCVSNMGGILGPIVTGFLISTTHSFIPALLVSGAATLIGALTYAFWLGKIEPINPTGPHVNRLSSTAKA
- a CDS encoding TRAP transporter substrate-binding protein, which encodes MKKGIAILSSLVLATSVFAAGCGSKISSSEAKAYTIKVANYFAENHPQNIALREKFKPMVEKNSNGTLKVEIYENSKLGAEKEFYDGVRNGMIEMGIPGMIMQADIPKMAIPELPFLFKDWKHAKSVLTGPLGKEIAADVEAKHGVKVLAWSANGFRMVSSNRPIVKMEDFHGFRLRMPNIPNYIALGKSWGANITPLPISEVFTALEQKVVEGQENPIATLRASGWYEVQKYVLESRHMFSPNVYIINSNFWNKLTREQQKAVEEAAKAAADYEWELLEQSGSGQQEMATRQRITVYQSGRSIQETDVSCSATDL
- a CDS encoding TRAP transporter small permease — translated: MRAISKLITKFLNFVIVFCLGTMSILVFTNVVLRYGFNSGITWSEEMARFLFIWLTFLGGIAALKDNEHLGVDTLIKRLPRSLKKLAYILSNLIMLWVMYLVLDGSLKMTELNIDSKAPATGLPLAFIYGIGVVVGVCMGVIILINLYRVIFNKTTDADLIMTRESEDELLESTGR